A single genomic interval of Alteromonas sp. BL110 harbors:
- the ispF gene encoding 2-C-methyl-D-erythritol 2,4-cyclodiphosphate synthase: MRIGHGFDVHKFGGDGPITIGGVRIDYKQGLVAHSDGDVLLHALCDAMLGAAALGDIGKHFPDTDDAYAGADSRVLLRHVVNVVKEKGYKLSNADMTIVAQAPKMAPHIKAMREIIAQDCNVALDDINVKATTTEKLGYTGRKEGIASHAVVLLEKL; encoded by the coding sequence ATGCGAATAGGACACGGTTTTGATGTACACAAATTTGGCGGCGACGGCCCCATCACCATAGGTGGCGTGCGCATCGACTACAAACAAGGCCTTGTGGCACATTCTGATGGCGACGTGTTGCTTCATGCACTTTGCGATGCAATGCTAGGTGCGGCAGCATTGGGGGATATCGGCAAGCATTTCCCTGATACAGACGATGCTTATGCAGGTGCAGACAGTCGCGTACTGCTGCGCCACGTAGTGAATGTAGTAAAAGAAAAAGGCTACAAATTAAGCAATGCCGATATGACGATAGTGGCCCAGGCGCCCAAAATGGCCCCGCATATTAAAGCTATGCGCGAGATCATCGCGCAAGACTGCAATGTAGCGCTTGACGACATTAATGTTAAAGCAACGACGACTGAAAAACTCGGTTACACCGGCCGCAAAGAAGGCATTGCCTCTCATGCTGTCGTGCTATTGGAAAAACTATGA
- the truD gene encoding tRNA pseudouridine(13) synthase TruD — MKPLNTDHWQYYFTKPVSTGIFKFQADDFQVVEDLGYTPCGEGEHQFVFIEKTNTNTAFVAEQLARFVNLPLRQITYAGRKDKYAVTQQWFGIHAPGKPDFDFSNFELEGVKVLKQMRHNKKLRTGQLKGNHFTITLRQVLHPEAIEERLQEITEHGVPNYYGEQRFGVMRLNDMGEVQRGGNLVMAERMVNGETIRHRNKRSMALSALRSWLFNEMLSTRLEKGIFDQVNQGDALVLSGSNSFFINEGADGSEQQQDAQRRFTAKDVCPSAPLWGKGALVTQADALALEQSVAAQNSEVIDFLSQCGFEQERRAIKIWPSQLEWQSKGDTFTISFALPSGCFATSVLRECVETLSPINRV; from the coding sequence ATGAAGCCCTTAAACACTGATCATTGGCAGTACTATTTCACAAAGCCTGTATCTACTGGCATCTTTAAATTCCAAGCCGACGACTTTCAAGTTGTTGAAGATTTAGGCTACACGCCCTGCGGCGAAGGCGAGCACCAGTTTGTGTTTATTGAAAAAACCAACACAAATACCGCATTTGTAGCTGAGCAACTGGCGCGCTTCGTTAACCTGCCACTGCGCCAAATTACTTATGCTGGCCGTAAAGACAAATACGCAGTAACACAACAGTGGTTTGGCATACACGCCCCCGGTAAACCAGATTTCGATTTTAGCAATTTCGAACTGGAGGGCGTTAAAGTACTCAAACAAATGCGTCACAACAAAAAGCTACGTACGGGTCAACTTAAAGGCAATCACTTTACAATTACTCTGCGTCAGGTATTACACCCAGAAGCTATTGAAGAGCGTTTGCAAGAAATTACAGAGCACGGGGTACCTAATTACTACGGCGAGCAACGCTTCGGTGTAATGCGCTTAAATGATATGGGTGAAGTACAGCGTGGCGGAAATCTGGTAATGGCCGAACGCATGGTAAATGGTGAAACCATCAGGCACCGTAACAAACGCTCTATGGCGCTTTCTGCTCTGCGCAGTTGGCTGTTCAATGAAATGCTTTCAACGCGCCTTGAAAAAGGCATATTCGACCAAGTAAACCAAGGCGATGCACTGGTGCTTTCCGGGTCAAATAGCTTTTTCATTAACGAAGGTGCTGACGGCTCGGAACAGCAACAAGATGCACAACGTCGTTTTACTGCAAAAGACGTGTGCCCATCAGCCCCGCTTTGGGGTAAAGGAGCTCTCGTTACGCAAGCTGACGCCTTAGCATTGGAGCAGTCAGTAGCAGCGCAAAATAGTGAAGTTATCGACTTTTTAAGCCAGTGCGGGTTCGAACAAGAGCGCCGAGCGATAAAAATTTGGCCTTCACAGCTTGAATGGCAGAGTAAGGGTGATACATTTACTATCTCCTTTGCGCTTCCGAGCGGCTGCTTTGCAACCTCGGTCCTTAGGGAGTGCGTGGAGACCTTATCCCCCATTAACCGGGTTTAA
- the ftsB gene encoding cell division protein FtsB: MLQGKWLPIVLIVLLGLLQYRLWFGKNSIPDYFNRKQEVHSQALQNANLAQRNALLKADISDLKIGLEAIEERARNELGLIKKGETFYRILPADSK, encoded by the coding sequence GTGTTACAAGGTAAATGGCTTCCCATTGTATTGATAGTACTGCTTGGTCTATTGCAATACAGGCTATGGTTTGGAAAAAATAGTATTCCCGATTACTTCAACCGAAAACAAGAAGTTCACTCTCAAGCCCTTCAAAATGCCAACCTCGCTCAGCGCAATGCCCTACTTAAAGCTGATATTAGCGATTTAAAAATTGGTCTAGAAGCCATTGAAGAAAGAGCCCGAAATGAACTCGGTCTGATTAAAAAGGGAGAAACCTTCTACCGTATTTTGCCCGCAGATTCTAAGTGA
- the ispD gene encoding 2-C-methyl-D-erythritol 4-phosphate cytidylyltransferase: MTSPRVVAVIPAAGVGSRMKADRPKQYLTLNGKTILEHTIDALLTHPLVNEVVVAISPGDAYFDTYRLREKPIHVVDGGKERADSVLNGIMSLGEDDWALVHDAARPCIEKSDISALIALIDNESVAGGILATPVRDTMKRVAPNTDTSIISHTEDRDGLWHALTPQLFPAILLKRALQEGLAKGAAITDEASAMELAGYKVAMVNGSPANIKITHPADLPLAEFYLKQKFSAQGDNLQSHNAQDKKANL, translated from the coding sequence ATGACATCGCCCCGCGTTGTTGCGGTTATCCCCGCAGCCGGAGTTGGCAGCCGAATGAAAGCCGACCGTCCCAAACAATACCTTACCTTAAACGGTAAAACTATTCTTGAACACACCATAGACGCGTTGTTAACCCACCCATTAGTTAACGAGGTTGTGGTGGCCATTAGCCCAGGCGATGCATACTTTGATACCTATAGATTGCGGGAAAAACCAATTCACGTGGTAGATGGTGGCAAAGAACGAGCTGACAGCGTACTCAACGGCATCATGTCTTTGGGCGAGGATGATTGGGCTTTAGTGCATGATGCTGCCCGCCCGTGTATTGAAAAGAGCGATATTTCAGCGCTTATTGCCTTGATAGACAATGAGTCGGTGGCTGGTGGTATCCTGGCAACCCCCGTTAGAGATACCATGAAGCGAGTTGCGCCTAATACTGATACTAGTATTATTTCTCACACTGAGGACAGAGACGGCCTGTGGCATGCGCTAACCCCACAGCTTTTTCCCGCAATACTTTTAAAGCGAGCCCTTCAGGAAGGTTTAGCAAAAGGCGCAGCGATTACTGACGAAGCGTCGGCTATGGAGCTTGCTGGCTACAAGGTAGCTATGGTTAATGGAAGCCCAGCAAATATTAAAATTACCCACCCAGCCGACCTTCCTTTGGCAGAATTCTATCTTAAGCAAAAATTTAGCGCGCAAGGCGATAATCTACAAAGCCATAACGCGCAAGATAAAAAGGCAAACTTATAA
- a CDS encoding methyl-accepting chemotaxis protein: MWLRKFSLIQRLGIIVALITLLFVLLTTVVLNRHYEALKQKSYDENQHLVEVVHTMLASFEARTDVDESTAKRQALEAVKALRYDGSNYFWIQDQTPSMVMHPIKPALDGKDLRSFKDGNGKTFFIEMAQKVKTNGDGFVDYVWPLPGEETPTDKISYVKEFKPWGWTVGSGIYLTNLEEEFAHLRNLIVVFCLVSIVLVVLLVYVIGGSIVKPVQEVTERMKDISQGEGDLTRSLPETGQDEITRLARYFNEYTDKMRQSLIGIRENISSLTQQAELVESSSQNSNAQAQTQNENMLQVAAAMEEMTTQINDVSSNADSAEKSTSSARGNVQNGAAVVDSTVQDIRSLTSDIESVSNVVTELAAQTDSIGAVLDVIRGIAEQTNLLALNAAIEAARAGEQGRGFAVVADEVRTLASRTGQSTDEIQAMIEKLQNNAKSAVDAVQISQSASAKTVDNAIQANQNLQEADRLMTEIADMSSEIARATEQQAEAATEANMRINALSGAADSSLKTADELAAASQALKSSCLAIMDIANRFKL, translated from the coding sequence ATGTGGTTACGAAAATTTAGTTTGATTCAACGTCTGGGCATTATCGTTGCCCTAATAACGCTGTTGTTTGTACTCCTTACTACTGTTGTCCTAAACAGGCACTACGAAGCATTAAAGCAAAAATCTTATGATGAAAATCAACACTTGGTTGAAGTAGTTCATACTATGCTTGCCAGCTTCGAAGCACGCACGGACGTAGACGAGTCAACGGCTAAACGACAGGCGCTAGAAGCAGTAAAAGCACTGCGATATGACGGCAGTAACTATTTTTGGATCCAAGACCAAACCCCCTCTATGGTTATGCATCCCATTAAGCCCGCTCTCGACGGTAAAGACCTAAGATCATTTAAAGACGGAAACGGCAAAACCTTTTTTATAGAAATGGCGCAAAAAGTGAAAACCAATGGGGATGGCTTTGTCGATTATGTGTGGCCTCTTCCAGGCGAAGAAACACCTACTGACAAAATTTCCTATGTAAAAGAGTTTAAACCTTGGGGCTGGACCGTAGGTTCAGGAATATATCTTACAAACCTTGAAGAAGAGTTCGCACATCTTCGCAACCTCATTGTGGTGTTTTGCTTAGTGAGCATTGTACTGGTTGTACTACTTGTATATGTAATAGGTGGAAGCATTGTAAAACCAGTCCAAGAAGTGACTGAGCGTATGAAAGATATTTCCCAAGGAGAAGGAGACCTCACCCGCTCCCTTCCTGAAACTGGGCAAGACGAAATTACACGCTTAGCGCGCTACTTCAACGAGTATACCGATAAAATGCGCCAGTCTTTGATTGGTATTCGAGAAAATATCAGCTCCCTTACCCAGCAAGCTGAACTCGTAGAATCATCCAGCCAAAATAGTAATGCACAAGCGCAAACACAAAACGAAAATATGCTGCAGGTTGCCGCAGCAATGGAGGAAATGACCACGCAGATTAACGACGTAAGCAGCAATGCGGACTCTGCGGAGAAGAGTACAAGTAGTGCTCGAGGGAACGTTCAAAACGGTGCAGCAGTGGTAGATAGTACGGTACAAGATATCCGCTCATTGACTTCTGACATAGAAAGCGTGAGCAACGTAGTGACTGAACTTGCTGCGCAAACAGATAGTATCGGAGCTGTGCTAGACGTAATTCGAGGCATTGCGGAACAAACCAACTTACTCGCCCTTAATGCCGCGATTGAAGCAGCTCGGGCCGGTGAACAAGGAAGAGGCTTCGCCGTAGTAGCAGATGAAGTTCGCACCTTAGCAAGTCGAACCGGACAAAGTACCGATGAAATTCAAGCTATGATTGAGAAGTTACAGAATAACGCGAAAAGTGCGGTAGACGCTGTACAAATCAGTCAGTCTGCGTCAGCCAAAACCGTAGACAATGCCATACAAGCAAACCAGAATCTTCAAGAAGCTGACCGCTTAATGACGGAAATTGCTGATATGAGCAGCGAAATTGCTCGGGCTACTGAACAGCAAGCAGAGGCTGCCACTGAAGCGAATATGCGTATAAACGCCTTGTCAGGGGCTGCCGATAGTAGCTTGAAAACCGCTGATGAGCTGGCAGCTGCAAGCCAAGCACTTAAAAGCAGTTGTTTAGCAATCATGGATATAGCCAACCGTTTTAAGCTGTAA
- a CDS encoding protein-L-isoaspartate(D-aspartate) O-methyltransferase, with product MRASRKGDALAQLLYNEGIRSQAVLNAIAGTPRESFLPDALKHKAYQNTALPIGQGQTISQPYIVAKMTELLLDSPNKPEKVLEIGTGSGYQTAILAQLFAKVFSVERIKSLQFQAKRRMNQLDLHNIAMKHGDGWKGWASKGPYDAIIVTAAAASLPQDLCEQLKEGGRLIIPVGNEQQSLLCIDRIEGELKTSTIESVRFVPLVAGELM from the coding sequence ATGAGAGCTTCTAGAAAAGGAGACGCGTTAGCACAACTGCTTTATAACGAGGGAATACGTTCACAAGCAGTATTAAACGCCATTGCTGGTACGCCGCGGGAGAGCTTCTTGCCCGATGCGCTAAAACATAAGGCTTATCAAAATACGGCATTGCCTATAGGCCAAGGCCAGACAATTTCGCAGCCTTACATTGTTGCGAAAATGACAGAGCTATTGCTTGATAGCCCCAACAAACCTGAAAAAGTGCTGGAAATAGGCACAGGCTCCGGTTATCAAACGGCTATTCTTGCACAGCTATTTGCGAAAGTGTTTAGTGTAGAGCGTATTAAATCATTGCAGTTTCAAGCGAAGCGCCGAATGAATCAACTCGACCTTCACAATATTGCAATGAAACACGGCGATGGTTGGAAAGGCTGGGCATCAAAAGGCCCATACGATGCTATTATTGTTACCGCTGCCGCTGCGAGCCTTCCCCAAGATTTGTGCGAACAGCTAAAAGAAGGTGGGCGACTTATAATTCCCGTGGGTAACGAACAACAATCGTTACTGTGTATTGATAGGATTGAAGGGGAACTTAAAACGTCGACCATTGAATCGGTTCGATTTGTTCCCCTTGTAGCAGGAGAGCTAATGTGA
- the putA gene encoding bifunctional proline dehydrogenase/L-glutamate gamma-semialdehyde dehydrogenase PutA codes for MLINDTLHTTSPLRQRIRDYYRISESVAVDQILPIAEVNPRARSRAWERARKMVLQIRREQEGHGGVDALLNEYSLSTSEGVVLMCLAEALLRVPDKATQDELIRDKLSQGQWTPHLGNSESLFVNASAWGLLFTGNMVNYADKRKKEQFGLLKQTLGRLGEPVIRRAMNIAMRVMGRQFVMGETIEDAVERAKDKETKGYVYSYDMLGEGARTMHDAERYYDAYVKAIKVIGKAANGRGPKRSPGISVKLSAIHPRFEFSHRERAMVDIPPRLKALCMMAKEYDIGLTVDAEEADRLELSLDIIEAVFRDEDLNGWTGFGLAVQAYQKRAIHVIEHLRQLTLEVGRPLMVRLVKGAYWDTEIKLTQQAGLEEFPVFTRKSSTDVSYHACANRLLEYRDTIYPQFATHNAYTASVIVELAGDDKEGFEFQCLHGMGDTLYDQVVTEDKIQCRVYAPVGEHEDLLAYLVRRLLENGANSSFVNAIVDDEKPVESLLEDPVEKTQRLKVRYNKLIKTPRGLYAPERDNSRGLDLTDTNAVTALKHELERWQDYYKVTGEVPEGATAVLSPTDHNDVVGYHYYAKPDEMRKALDEAEAGFEAWSKRDVSERAEILNRTADALERHMAELIAICMREAGKVAQDSIDEVREAVDFCRYYAARAQELAEDQRLVPRGVVLCISPWNFPLAIFLGQVTAALVTGNTVIAKPAEQTSMVAQRAVDIMHSVGLPEDALKLIVSPGKEVGETLLPDERIKAVMFTGSTQTGTLISQVLAERGGEQVPLIAETGGQNCMIVDSTALPEQVVDDVIHSGFQSAGQRCSALRVLFVQEEIADDLIEMLTGAMKELTVGDPTQLATDVGPVIDEKALKSLTDHEKYMEDKATLLYRNEMPVGYENGTFFAPTLYEIKNIDVLEKEVFGPVVHIVRFKSKDLDNVLEQINGTGYGLTMGIHSRIEERANELAAKSRAGNVYINRNMIGAIVGVQPFGGRGLSGTGPKAGGPNYLPRLMMERATPKPSHIDDVDGTDAALVGDEKIAERAHVMMDKAKAVEVQWRHTPLNDRISMVRQLLAKIAKVDIVDELADDLNRTLATARQQLTSVERKLAKPQTLPGPTGESNKLYLEPRGILVCFADKEVTFEYWLLSIVTALSTGNPVVSVVSEIFYEEAVEIQNKFESTGAPKGLFQVARLAHLDTLLMDEDLSGVVVDSGTERTARITAMLSSREGAILPVITAEYNDNLIQRLMTEKTISIDTTASGGNTSLMTLVEDDE; via the coding sequence ATGCTCATTAACGACACGCTTCATACAACTTCCCCCCTACGCCAGCGTATTAGAGACTACTATCGCATTAGTGAATCGGTGGCTGTGGATCAAATTCTTCCTATCGCTGAGGTTAACCCGCGTGCGCGAAGCCGCGCGTGGGAACGAGCTCGAAAGATGGTGCTTCAAATTCGCCGGGAACAAGAAGGGCACGGTGGTGTTGACGCATTATTAAATGAATACTCGCTTTCTACATCAGAAGGTGTGGTATTGATGTGCTTAGCTGAAGCTTTACTCCGAGTGCCCGATAAGGCTACCCAAGATGAACTTATTCGTGACAAGCTGTCTCAAGGACAGTGGACACCTCATTTAGGCAATTCAGAATCTCTATTTGTTAATGCGTCTGCCTGGGGCTTATTGTTCACAGGCAACATGGTGAACTATGCCGACAAGCGTAAAAAAGAGCAGTTTGGCCTTCTAAAGCAAACTCTTGGACGTCTAGGTGAGCCAGTTATCCGCCGTGCTATGAACATTGCGATGCGCGTCATGGGGCGTCAGTTTGTTATGGGCGAAACCATTGAAGACGCGGTAGAGCGTGCTAAAGATAAAGAAACCAAAGGCTATGTTTATTCTTACGACATGCTAGGTGAAGGCGCGCGTACCATGCATGACGCTGAGCGTTACTACGACGCCTACGTTAAAGCGATAAAGGTAATTGGTAAAGCGGCCAATGGTCGTGGGCCCAAACGCTCGCCAGGTATCTCTGTAAAACTTTCTGCTATCCATCCACGTTTTGAATTCTCTCACCGCGAACGCGCCATGGTTGACATTCCTCCGCGCTTAAAAGCGCTGTGTATGATGGCGAAAGAATACGATATCGGTTTAACGGTTGATGCTGAAGAAGCCGACCGTCTTGAGCTTTCTCTAGATATCATCGAAGCTGTATTCCGCGATGAAGATTTAAACGGCTGGACGGGCTTTGGCTTGGCAGTGCAGGCCTACCAAAAGCGCGCAATTCACGTAATCGAGCACTTGCGCCAGCTTACCCTTGAAGTAGGCCGCCCGTTGATGGTGCGCTTAGTGAAAGGTGCGTACTGGGATACTGAAATTAAGCTAACTCAGCAAGCGGGTCTTGAAGAGTTCCCTGTATTTACCCGCAAATCATCTACCGACGTTTCATATCACGCTTGTGCTAACCGCCTGCTTGAATATCGCGACACTATTTACCCACAGTTTGCCACCCACAACGCTTACACGGCGTCTGTTATCGTTGAGCTTGCTGGGGATGACAAGGAAGGCTTCGAATTCCAGTGTCTGCATGGCATGGGTGACACTCTTTATGATCAAGTGGTAACGGAAGATAAAATCCAGTGCCGTGTGTACGCGCCAGTTGGCGAACACGAAGATTTATTGGCCTACTTAGTGCGCCGTCTTCTTGAAAATGGCGCTAACTCTTCATTTGTTAACGCTATTGTTGATGATGAAAAACCGGTTGAATCGTTACTTGAAGATCCGGTAGAGAAAACACAGCGCTTAAAAGTGCGTTATAACAAGTTAATTAAAACGCCACGTGGGCTGTATGCACCAGAGCGTGACAACTCTCGAGGGTTAGACCTTACCGACACCAATGCGGTAACGGCACTTAAGCATGAACTTGAACGGTGGCAGGATTACTACAAAGTTACAGGTGAAGTACCAGAAGGTGCTACCGCCGTGCTTAGCCCCACGGACCACAACGACGTGGTGGGTTATCATTACTATGCCAAACCTGATGAGATGCGCAAAGCACTAGATGAAGCTGAGGCCGGGTTCGAAGCATGGTCAAAACGCGATGTAAGTGAGCGTGCTGAAATTCTAAATCGCACGGCTGATGCACTTGAGCGCCATATGGCTGAGCTAATCGCTATTTGTATGCGTGAAGCCGGTAAAGTGGCGCAAGACAGTATTGATGAAGTACGGGAAGCCGTTGACTTTTGTCGCTATTATGCAGCGCGAGCCCAAGAGCTTGCTGAAGATCAGCGTTTAGTGCCTCGTGGTGTTGTATTGTGTATCAGCCCGTGGAATTTCCCTCTGGCCATTTTCTTAGGTCAAGTTACTGCTGCACTGGTAACAGGTAACACCGTTATCGCGAAACCTGCTGAGCAAACTAGCATGGTGGCTCAGCGCGCGGTAGATATTATGCATTCGGTAGGTTTACCAGAAGATGCACTGAAACTTATTGTATCGCCTGGTAAAGAAGTGGGCGAAACCCTTCTGCCAGACGAGCGCATCAAAGCGGTAATGTTTACAGGTTCAACGCAAACCGGTACGTTAATCTCTCAAGTGCTTGCAGAGCGCGGTGGCGAACAGGTACCGCTTATTGCAGAAACGGGCGGCCAAAACTGTATGATAGTTGATTCAACTGCACTGCCAGAGCAGGTAGTTGATGATGTTATACATTCTGGTTTCCAGAGCGCAGGTCAACGCTGTTCAGCACTTCGTGTACTGTTTGTGCAGGAAGAAATAGCAGATGATCTTATCGAAATGCTAACCGGCGCTATGAAAGAGCTCACCGTCGGCGACCCGACGCAGCTTGCTACTGATGTTGGCCCGGTGATTGACGAGAAGGCGCTTAAGAGCTTAACCGACCATGAGAAATACATGGAAGACAAGGCGACCTTGCTCTATCGCAACGAAATGCCTGTAGGCTATGAAAACGGTACTTTCTTCGCACCGACCTTGTATGAAATCAAGAACATCGATGTGCTTGAGAAAGAAGTGTTCGGTCCCGTGGTGCATATTGTTCGCTTTAAGTCGAAAGATCTAGATAACGTGCTAGAGCAAATCAATGGCACTGGATACGGCCTGACTATGGGTATTCACTCGCGTATTGAAGAGCGGGCTAACGAACTAGCAGCGAAAAGCCGCGCGGGTAACGTATACATTAACCGCAACATGATTGGCGCCATTGTTGGCGTTCAGCCGTTCGGCGGCCGTGGTCTATCTGGCACAGGCCCTAAAGCGGGTGGTCCTAACTACTTGCCGCGTCTTATGATGGAACGTGCCACGCCTAAACCTTCGCACATTGACGATGTAGACGGCACCGACGCAGCGCTGGTAGGTGATGAAAAGATTGCTGAGCGCGCGCACGTAATGATGGATAAGGCGAAGGCAGTAGAAGTACAGTGGCGTCACACGCCGCTCAATGACCGCATCTCCATGGTGCGTCAGCTACTGGCTAAAATTGCGAAAGTAGACATTGTTGATGAACTTGCCGACGACTTGAACCGCACGCTTGCAACAGCCCGTCAGCAGCTAACCAGTGTCGAACGCAAGCTTGCCAAGCCTCAAACCTTGCCAGGTCCCACAGGTGAATCGAACAAACTTTACCTGGAGCCTCGCGGTATCCTAGTGTGTTTTGCTGATAAAGAAGTAACGTTCGAATACTGGTTGCTCTCTATTGTGACGGCACTATCGACGGGTAATCCGGTAGTATCAGTTGTGTCTGAAATCTTCTATGAAGAAGCAGTGGAAATTCAAAACAAGTTTGAATCGACTGGCGCACCAAAAGGCTTGTTCCAGGTAGCGCGTCTTGCGCATTTGGATACCTTGTTAATGGATGAAGACTTGTCTGGCGTGGTTGTCGATTCTGGTACTGAGCGTACTGCGCGTATTACGGCAATGCTGTCATCACGCGAAGGGGCAATTTTGCCGGTTATCACGGCAGAGTATAACGATAACCTTATCCAGCGTTTGATGACCGAAAAAACCATCAGTATCGATACTACGGCATCAGGTGGTAACACGTCATTAATGACCCTTGTTGAAGATGATGAATAA
- a CDS encoding TIGR03545 family protein, whose product MSSGSKGKPILLWVAGFFVLLFLVYFLFANTIIKSILESKLGESYGAEVNIEEFDHSLFPTTVTLKGIALTNPTKPKHNQVFVGEANADVELKPLLDDQVIVNNLNLLKVQFDTERESEGEVYRVPERSLSFDEIKAKAQEAVPTVDELLERNPLKTTAAIENAKSAYETYGKGLKDDYESLPDKARIDYYKTQVAQLKETNYKDPQALVQAKSSFDKLKEEMQADRALISSFTEKASDAKQALSESVEALKKAPQEDYALLKGVIAGDQAALSQVTYFVFGDKAAEYTEYLMAAMQIVMPLIQGEEKSEAPAEVPSILVKEANVSVLWQNESITSKWNNITNVHEVFGNPTTFTIEAAGDLLKSFTSSGEFWIDGEGVDASQVWELAGVNMSDISFSGNEALNAVLKSALMKTNGSMKVTDNMLTGTGEVDLQQLVMEATGTSDITSAIAQALQTLSSLNMTMLLDGTLSNPGFNIKSDLDNKLAKAALSQLTASQKDKLDELNNKLNSMISNEQSLLSGELVDVNSMLSAAQGDSAALQELLQAQLNNVVEQQKSKLFDKLKGKLGQGE is encoded by the coding sequence ATGAGTAGTGGTTCTAAGGGTAAGCCTATTTTATTATGGGTTGCCGGTTTTTTTGTGTTGCTATTCTTGGTGTACTTTTTGTTCGCCAACACCATTATAAAATCTATTCTTGAGTCCAAATTAGGGGAGTCATACGGCGCCGAAGTCAACATTGAAGAATTCGACCACTCGCTTTTCCCAACTACCGTTACGCTAAAAGGGATCGCGCTAACCAACCCAACCAAACCAAAACATAACCAAGTTTTCGTGGGTGAAGCTAATGCGGACGTCGAATTGAAGCCGCTGCTTGATGATCAAGTTATTGTTAATAACCTAAACCTACTTAAAGTACAGTTTGATACTGAGCGTGAGTCGGAAGGTGAAGTATATCGCGTTCCAGAGCGTTCATTGTCGTTTGATGAAATTAAAGCAAAAGCTCAAGAGGCCGTGCCTACGGTTGATGAACTACTTGAACGCAACCCGCTAAAAACGACGGCTGCTATCGAAAATGCTAAGTCTGCCTACGAAACGTATGGGAAAGGCCTTAAAGATGATTATGAATCTTTGCCTGACAAAGCGCGTATTGACTACTACAAAACACAGGTCGCTCAGCTAAAAGAAACTAACTACAAAGACCCGCAGGCTCTGGTTCAGGCGAAATCTTCGTTTGATAAATTAAAAGAAGAAATGCAGGCCGACCGCGCGCTTATTAGCAGTTTCACCGAAAAAGCAAGTGATGCCAAACAAGCCTTAAGTGAAAGTGTTGAAGCACTCAAAAAAGCACCTCAGGAAGACTATGCTTTACTAAAAGGTGTTATTGCGGGTGATCAAGCCGCCCTTTCGCAGGTGACATATTTTGTATTTGGTGACAAAGCTGCGGAATACACCGAATACCTGATGGCCGCAATGCAAATAGTTATGCCGCTTATTCAGGGCGAAGAAAAAAGCGAAGCGCCTGCCGAAGTACCCTCAATTTTAGTAAAAGAAGCTAATGTCTCGGTACTATGGCAAAACGAATCTATCACTAGCAAGTGGAACAATATCACTAACGTACACGAAGTATTTGGTAATCCAACCACCTTTACTATTGAAGCAGCTGGCGACTTATTAAAGTCGTTTACCTCTAGCGGTGAATTTTGGATTGATGGCGAAGGCGTTGACGCTAGCCAAGTATGGGAGCTAGCTGGCGTGAATATGTCTGACATTTCTTTTAGCGGCAATGAAGCACTCAATGCGGTGCTTAAATCAGCGCTGATGAAAACCAATGGGTCGATGAAAGTGACTGATAACATGCTTACAGGTACAGGCGAAGTCGACCTCCAGCAACTTGTTATGGAAGCAACGGGCACCAGTGATATTACCAGCGCTATCGCTCAAGCGCTGCAAACCTTAAGTAGCCTAAACATGACCATGCTTCTCGATGGCACCCTTTCTAACCCTGGCTTTAACATTAAGTCTGATCTTGATAATAAGCTGGCTAAAGCGGCGCTTTCACAGCTTACTGCCAGCCAAAAAGACAAGCTGGATGAATTAAACAACAAACTCAACAGCATGATAAGTAACGAGCAATCATTGCTATCAGGCGAGCTTGTTGACGTAAACAGTATGCTTAGCGCAGCCCAAGGCGACAGTGCCGCCCTTCAGGAGCTGCTTCAAGCTCAACTTAACAACGTTGTTGAGCAGCAAAAAAGTAAGCTGTTTGATAAATTGAAGGGAAAATTGGGCCAAGGTGAATAA